The Candidatus Desulfarcum epimagneticum genome has a window encoding:
- a CDS encoding conserved hypothetical protein (Evidence 4 : Unknown function but conserved in other organisms), with protein sequence MFGPFKIPGTLEMGDLKLEVARGENHIFYRRRLLGEEVEKKISAKGKKEFIIHPTPPIRTPKNISNHLMIDFERPLVIEPKSACSVFLTFPLEIGVFAEARKKIRLLDVFSLGPPKYALYGEPTGGIICRSWSSEVHFSSPEALPFVEGVMELAIVNHTSEWTETANAVFDSKSMKIFHSPDRAVMKAHMKLRDKGTAETGFAKKARPRGMKRSLEIRNESRLKIAPGSFVMEFGL encoded by the coding sequence ATGTTCGGGCCATTCAAAATACCCGGGACCCTGGAGATGGGCGATTTGAAGCTGGAGGTCGCGCGCGGTGAGAATCATATTTTTTATCGCCGGCGGCTTTTGGGCGAAGAGGTGGAGAAAAAAATTTCCGCCAAAGGGAAAAAAGAGTTCATCATTCACCCGACGCCCCCGATCCGGACTCCCAAAAATATCTCCAATCATCTGATGATCGACTTCGAAAGGCCCCTGGTCATTGAGCCCAAATCGGCCTGCTCGGTGTTTCTGACCTTTCCCCTGGAGATCGGGGTGTTCGCGGAGGCGCGGAAAAAAATCCGGCTTCTGGATGTGTTTTCCCTCGGGCCCCCGAAATACGCGCTGTATGGAGAGCCCACCGGCGGAATCATCTGCCGGAGCTGGTCCAGCGAGGTCCATTTTTCTTCGCCTGAGGCCCTTCCCTTTGTGGAGGGGGTCATGGAGCTTGCCATCGTCAACCACACCTCGGAATGGACGGAGACCGCAAACGCGGTTTTTGACTCAAAATCCATGAAAATTTTTCACAGCCCCGACCGCGCGGTCATGAAGGCGCATATGAAGCTCAGGGACAAAGGGACCGCCGAGACGGGGTTTGCAAAAAAGGCCCGCCCCAGGGGAATGAAAAGAAGCCTTGAAATACGAAACGAATCCAGGCTGAAAATCGCGCCCGGCTCGTTTGTGATGGAGTTTGGATTATGA
- a CDS encoding putative small-conductance mechanosensitive channel (MscS) (Evidence 3 : Putative function from multiple computational evidences; Product type t : transporter) yields MILGRTLYGDVQIIDVLTGLLILVFGIIVSKAVSLYVKRGLKDKIKREYADLAVKTIYYSLVVFVLLSSLPMLGFKLSALLVAGGVAGIAIGFAGQNILGNLISGVFLLIERPIKAGNPVDIDGTVGIVEDIQIISTTLRTFEGLYVRMPNQKVFTSNITNYEANVARRFEYIVGIRYSDDAQKAIEVIRSAIDKEPFALKEPAPRAFVSELGDNSVNITVQTWAPVSEWHALYRSLLWKIKTALESEGIEIPFPQRVLWQGEKQK; encoded by the coding sequence ATGATCCTGGGAAGAACCCTTTACGGGGACGTTCAAATCATCGACGTGCTGACCGGGCTTTTGATCCTGGTCTTCGGGATCATTGTGTCAAAGGCCGTGTCTTTGTATGTCAAACGGGGGCTCAAGGATAAAATCAAGCGGGAATACGCCGATCTCGCGGTCAAAACCATTTACTATTCCCTGGTGGTTTTTGTTCTGCTCTCCTCCCTGCCCATGCTGGGATTCAAGCTGTCCGCCCTTCTGGTGGCCGGGGGAGTGGCGGGAATCGCCATCGGCTTCGCCGGCCAGAACATCCTGGGCAACCTGATCTCCGGGGTGTTTTTGCTGATTGAAAGGCCCATCAAAGCCGGGAATCCCGTGGACATCGACGGCACGGTGGGCATTGTGGAGGACATCCAGATCATCTCCACCACCCTTCGGACCTTTGAGGGCCTGTATGTCCGGATGCCCAACCAGAAGGTGTTCACCTCCAATATCACCAATTACGAAGCCAATGTGGCCCGGCGGTTTGAATACATCGTGGGAATCCGCTACAGCGACGACGCCCAAAAGGCCATCGAGGTGATCCGCTCGGCCATCGACAAAGAGCCTTTTGCCTTAAAAGAGCCCGCGCCCCGGGCGTTTGTGAGCGAGCTGGGGGACAACTCGGTCAATATCACGGTCCAGACGTGGGCGCCGGTGTCGGAATGGCACGCGCTTTACCGGTCGCTTTTGTGGAAAATCAAAACCGCCCTTGAGAGCGAAGGCATCGAGATTCCCTTTCCCCAG